Proteins from one Streptomyces sp. NBC_00390 genomic window:
- a CDS encoding thymidine kinase encodes MPELVFFSGTMDCGKSTLALQIEHNRSTRGLQGMIFTRDDRAGEGKLSSRLGLVTDAVEAAEGFDFYAYLVAHLSKGGRCDYVIADEAQFLAPEQIDQLARVVDDLELDVFAFGITTDFRSKLFPGSQRLVELADRVEVLQVEALCWCGARATHNARTVGGVMVVEGAQVVVGDVHQPTDVIGYEVLCRRHHRRRMTAATARAAALSPDVLPVEDGEIVRNSPTVRS; translated from the coding sequence ATGCCCGAGCTGGTGTTCTTCTCTGGAACGATGGATTGCGGGAAGTCGACCCTGGCTCTCCAGATCGAGCACAACCGCTCCACGCGCGGCCTTCAGGGCATGATCTTCACCCGCGACGACCGGGCCGGCGAGGGCAAGCTCTCCTCCCGCCTCGGTCTGGTGACCGACGCGGTCGAGGCCGCGGAGGGCTTCGACTTCTACGCGTATCTCGTCGCCCATCTCTCCAAGGGCGGCCGCTGCGACTACGTGATCGCCGATGAGGCGCAGTTCCTCGCGCCCGAGCAGATCGACCAGCTCGCCCGGGTCGTCGACGACCTGGAGCTGGACGTCTTCGCCTTCGGCATCACCACGGACTTCCGCTCCAAGCTCTTCCCCGGCTCCCAGCGGCTCGTCGAACTCGCCGACCGCGTCGAGGTACTCCAGGTCGAGGCGCTGTGCTGGTGCGGCGCCCGCGCCACGCACAACGCGCGCACCGTGGGCGGGGTGATGGTCGTCGAGGGTGCCCAGGTCGTCGTCGGGGACGTCCACCAGCCGACGGACGTGATCGGTTACGAGGTGCTGTGCCGGCGCCACCACCGCCGGCGGATGACCGCGGCCACCGCCCGTGCGGCCGCGCTCTCCCCGGACGTCCTTCCCGTCGAGGACGGCGAGATCGTCAGGAACTCTCCGACCGTACGATCGTGA
- a CDS encoding alkaline phosphatase family protein, with protein sequence MVQPAQPAVWPDEPVPLSLDTAPVPAYGSGSLADLLPTLAAGQGVPGLIQSLPELIPADRNCVFLIDGLGWEQIKAHPDEAPYLTSLLGTSRGGTGRPLTAGFPATTATSLASVGTGLPPGAHGLPGYTARNPETGELMNQLRWKPWTSPRAWQPYPTVFQLADAAGVHTAQVTSPTFEHTPLTKVALSGGTFHGRLSGEERMDLAAEQLAAGDRSLVYTYYSDVDGKGHRFGVDSDAWRGQLMYVDRMVQRLAEQLPPRAALYVTADHGMIDIPFDEQSRIDFDEDWELRAGVALLGGEGRARHVYAVPGAESDVLTVWREVLGEQFWVASRDEAIAAGWFGPGVDERVYARIGDVVAAACDDVVITASVNEPNESAMVGMHGSMTPLEQLVPLLEVRS encoded by the coding sequence ATGGTCCAGCCTGCCCAGCCCGCCGTCTGGCCGGACGAACCCGTCCCACTGTCTCTCGACACCGCGCCCGTCCCCGCGTACGGCAGCGGCTCCCTCGCCGATCTGCTGCCGACGCTCGCCGCCGGACAGGGGGTGCCGGGGCTCATACAGAGCCTGCCCGAGCTCATCCCCGCCGACCGCAACTGCGTCTTCCTGATCGACGGCCTCGGCTGGGAGCAGATCAAGGCCCATCCCGACGAGGCCCCCTATCTGACCTCGCTCCTCGGCACGTCCCGCGGCGGCACCGGGCGCCCGCTCACGGCCGGCTTCCCCGCCACGACCGCCACCTCGCTGGCCTCCGTCGGCACCGGACTGCCGCCAGGCGCGCACGGCCTGCCCGGTTACACCGCGCGCAACCCCGAGACCGGCGAGCTGATGAACCAGCTGCGCTGGAAGCCGTGGACCTCGCCGCGTGCCTGGCAGCCGTACCCCACCGTCTTCCAGCTCGCCGACGCGGCAGGCGTGCACACCGCGCAGGTGACGTCCCCGACGTTCGAGCACACCCCGCTCACCAAGGTCGCACTCAGCGGCGGCACGTTCCACGGCCGGCTCTCGGGCGAGGAGCGCATGGACCTCGCCGCCGAGCAGCTGGCGGCCGGCGACCGGTCCCTCGTCTACACGTACTACAGCGACGTCGACGGCAAGGGCCATCGCTTCGGCGTGGACTCCGACGCCTGGCGCGGCCAGCTGATGTACGTGGACCGGATGGTGCAGCGCCTCGCCGAGCAGCTGCCGCCCCGCGCCGCCCTGTATGTCACCGCCGACCACGGCATGATCGACATCCCGTTCGACGAGCAGTCGCGCATCGACTTCGACGAGGACTGGGAGCTTCGTGCCGGTGTCGCCCTGCTGGGCGGCGAGGGCCGTGCCCGCCATGTCTACGCCGTCCCGGGCGCCGAGTCCGATGTGCTCACGGTGTGGCGCGAGGTGCTGGGCGAGCAGTTCTGGGTGGCGAGCCGCGACGAGGCGATCGCGGCCGGCTGGTTCGGCCCCGGTGTCGACGAGCGGGTGTACGCGCGGATCGGCGATGTCGTCGCCGCGGCCTGCGACGACGTGGTGATCACCGCCTCGGTCAACGAGCCCAACGAGTCGGCGATGGTCGGGATGCACGGTTCGATGACCCCTCTCGAGCAGCTCGTCCCGCTCCTCGAAGTACGCTCGTAG
- a CDS encoding DUF5998 family protein, which translates to MAKTGTTTQGLRAAIERSGYYPALVADAVEAAVGGEQIASYLVHQETTFDANEVRRHVTVLVLTANRFIVSHTDEQAADSSSPTPYATTSTESVKLGRISSVVVSRVVANPESYTPGTLPREVVLTIGWGAVSRIDLEPAACGDPNCDADHGYTGNSTADDLSLRVSEAGDGPDTVRQTLAFAQALSEATAATR; encoded by the coding sequence ATGGCGAAGACCGGTACGACGACCCAGGGGCTGCGCGCGGCGATCGAGCGCAGCGGCTACTACCCGGCCCTCGTGGCCGATGCGGTGGAGGCCGCTGTCGGTGGCGAGCAGATCGCGTCGTACCTGGTGCACCAGGAGACCACCTTCGACGCCAACGAAGTGCGCCGCCATGTCACGGTCCTCGTCCTGACCGCCAACCGCTTCATCGTCAGCCACACAGACGAGCAGGCCGCCGACTCCAGCTCCCCGACGCCGTACGCCACCACCTCCACCGAGTCGGTCAAGCTCGGCCGGATCTCGTCCGTCGTGGTCAGCCGGGTCGTCGCCAACCCGGAGTCGTACACCCCCGGCACCCTGCCGCGCGAGGTCGTCCTCACCATCGGCTGGGGCGCCGTCTCCCGTATCGACCTCGAGCCCGCCGCCTGCGGCGACCCGAACTGCGATGCCGACCACGGCTACACGGGCAACTCCACCGCCGACGACCTCAGCCTGCGCGTCAGCGAGGCCGGCGACGGCCCGGACACCGTCCGCCAGACGCTCGCCTTCGCCCAGGCGCTCTCCGAAGCCACGGCAGCCACACGCTGA
- a CDS encoding bifunctional acetate--CoA ligase family protein/GNAT family N-acetyltransferase, with protein sequence MQTSSEHAYPDHWEADVVLRDGGTARIRPITTEDADRLVSFYEQVSDESKYYRFFAPYPRLSAKDVHRFTHHDYVDRVGLAVTVGGEFIATVRFDRINAQGRPASAPADEAEVAFLVQDAHQGRGVASALLEHIAAVARERGIRRFAAEVLPANNKMIKVFTDAGYTQKRSFEDGSVHLTLDLEPTARSLAVQRGREQRAEARSVQRLLAPGSVAVVGVGRAPGGVGRTALRNLLGGGYTGRTYAVNRAFPDDRTEIDGVPAVRRVAEIGEPVDLAIVAVPAERVPEVVADCGEHGVQGLVVLTAGYAESGAAGRERQRELVRQARSYGMRIIGPNSFGIISTADAVRLNASLAPEAPVPGRIGLFTQSGAIGIALLSGLHRRGAGLSAFISSGNRADVSGNDFLQYWYEDPGTDVVLMYLESLGNPRKFTRLARRTAAVKPVVVVKGARHSGATPPGHAVPVTRIPDATVGALLRQAGVIRVDTVTELVDAGLLLAGQPLPKGPRVAILGNSESLGLLTYDACLTEGLRPLRPLDLTTAATPADFRAALVQALHDDACDAVVVTAIPWVGENGVTESGDGEVLAEALRAAAATSPAKPVAVVHVELGGLAEALSAATGTSGARPGGTSPRLKEPEQPRPGAGTAPVGPHPVGAARVEAGAPGTASADAAASGGSTGARIAASGGAAPAPGRAGASSQGADAAAPGGTIGSRGEAPAGAAPASGPVSDGQGPRFTAPHGEAADALRAGSGPAGTASAAVGGPHTASALHDRSAAPGGTGPFGGAGPGAAQSPAGAAADGPAGGNRIPAYPAAERAVRALAEAARYAQWRRDAAEPGKVPEYDDIDEAGAAGGIERLLGGPGDPRGFTLDATDAHELLARYGIHVRTALPAPDPDAAVRAAERLGYPVALKTTAPHLRHRADLGGVRLDLADEVQLRQAYRELTDALGKPAELQPVVQAMAPRGVDTVVRAAIDPGVGAVLSFGLAGAPSELLGDTAHRLVPATDRDAAELIRSIRTAPLLFGWRGSAPADTAALEELLLRVSRLVDDHPEVVDISLEPVVVAQRGLSVLGASVRLAPSSARTDLGPRRLPSV encoded by the coding sequence ATGCAGACCTCGTCGGAGCACGCTTACCCCGATCACTGGGAAGCGGACGTGGTGCTGCGCGACGGCGGCACCGCGCGCATCAGGCCCATCACCACCGAGGACGCCGACCGTCTGGTCAGCTTCTACGAGCAGGTCTCCGACGAGTCGAAGTACTACCGGTTCTTCGCGCCCTACCCCCGCCTGTCCGCCAAGGACGTCCACCGGTTCACCCACCACGACTACGTGGACCGGGTGGGGCTCGCGGTCACGGTCGGTGGCGAGTTCATCGCGACCGTCCGCTTCGACCGGATCAACGCGCAGGGCCGCCCTGCCAGTGCGCCTGCCGACGAGGCCGAGGTCGCCTTCCTGGTCCAGGACGCCCATCAGGGCCGGGGTGTGGCGTCCGCGCTGCTGGAACACATCGCGGCGGTCGCCAGGGAGCGCGGCATCAGGCGGTTCGCGGCCGAGGTGCTGCCCGCCAACAACAAGATGATCAAGGTGTTCACGGACGCCGGCTACACCCAGAAGCGCAGCTTCGAGGACGGCTCGGTCCATCTGACCCTCGACCTCGAACCGACCGCCAGGTCCCTCGCCGTCCAGCGCGGCAGGGAGCAGCGCGCCGAGGCCCGCTCGGTACAGCGCCTCCTCGCACCCGGCTCGGTCGCCGTGGTCGGAGTGGGCCGCGCGCCCGGTGGCGTGGGCCGCACCGCGCTGCGCAACCTCCTCGGCGGGGGGTACACCGGGCGTACCTACGCAGTGAACCGCGCCTTCCCCGATGACCGGACCGAGATCGACGGCGTCCCCGCAGTGCGTCGGGTCGCGGAGATCGGCGAGCCGGTCGACCTCGCGATCGTCGCCGTTCCCGCCGAACGCGTGCCGGAGGTGGTCGCCGACTGTGGAGAGCACGGTGTCCAGGGACTGGTCGTCCTGACCGCCGGGTACGCCGAGAGCGGCGCGGCCGGCCGGGAACGCCAGCGCGAGCTGGTGCGCCAGGCCCGTTCGTACGGGATGCGCATCATCGGCCCCAACTCGTTCGGGATCATCAGTACCGCGGATGCGGTACGGCTCAACGCCTCGCTCGCCCCCGAGGCACCGGTGCCCGGCCGTATCGGCCTGTTCACCCAGTCCGGGGCGATCGGCATCGCCCTGCTGTCCGGGCTGCACCGGCGCGGCGCGGGGCTGTCGGCCTTCATCTCGTCCGGCAACCGGGCGGACGTGTCCGGCAACGACTTCCTGCAGTACTGGTACGAGGACCCCGGCACGGACGTGGTCCTGATGTACCTCGAGTCCCTCGGCAACCCGCGCAAGTTCACCCGGCTCGCCCGGCGTACGGCGGCGGTGAAGCCGGTCGTCGTCGTCAAGGGAGCCCGCCACAGCGGTGCCACGCCCCCTGGGCACGCCGTGCCCGTGACCCGGATCCCCGACGCGACGGTCGGGGCGCTGCTGCGTCAGGCGGGCGTGATCCGGGTCGATACGGTCACCGAACTCGTCGACGCGGGGCTGCTGCTGGCCGGGCAGCCGCTGCCGAAGGGGCCGCGGGTGGCCATCCTCGGCAACTCCGAGTCCCTTGGACTGCTCACGTACGACGCGTGTCTGACAGAGGGCCTGCGTCCGCTCCGGCCGCTCGACCTCACAACGGCGGCGACACCCGCGGACTTCCGCGCCGCGCTCGTTCAGGCGCTGCACGACGACGCATGCGATGCCGTGGTGGTCACCGCGATCCCCTGGGTGGGTGAGAACGGGGTCACCGAATCGGGCGACGGCGAAGTCCTGGCGGAGGCCCTGCGTGCGGCGGCGGCCACGTCTCCGGCGAAGCCGGTGGCGGTGGTGCACGTGGAGCTGGGCGGCCTGGCGGAGGCGCTCTCGGCGGCGACCGGCACGAGCGGGGCCCGCCCCGGGGGGACGAGCCCGCGGCTCAAGGAGCCGGAGCAACCCCGTCCCGGCGCGGGAACCGCACCCGTCGGCCCACACCCGGTCGGCGCGGCGCGCGTCGAAGCCGGTGCGCCCGGCACGGCCTCGGCGGATGCCGCGGCCTCCGGCGGCAGCACCGGCGCGCGGATTGCGGCCTCCGGTGGCGCGGCTCCGGCGCCCGGCCGGGCCGGTGCGTCATCGCAGGGCGCCGACGCCGCGGCCCCCGGCGGCACCATCGGCTCCCGGGGCGAGGCCCCCGCAGGAGCGGCTCCGGCGTCCGGACCGGTGAGTGACGGGCAGGGCCCGCGTTTCACGGCACCGCACGGCGAAGCCGCGGACGCGTTGCGCGCCGGCAGCGGCCCGGCCGGTACGGCATCCGCTGCCGTGGGCGGGCCGCACACGGCGTCGGCGCTGCACGACCGCAGCGCCGCTCCCGGCGGCACGGGACCGTTCGGGGGAGCGGGTCCCGGGGCCGCACAGTCGCCGGCGGGTGCCGCCGCGGACGGGCCGGCTGGCGGCAACCGCATTCCCGCCTACCCGGCCGCCGAGCGCGCCGTCCGGGCTCTCGCCGAAGCGGCCCGGTACGCACAGTGGCGTCGCGACGCCGCCGAGCCCGGCAAGGTGCCCGAGTACGACGACATCGACGAGGCAGGAGCAGCCGGAGGGATCGAGCGGCTACTCGGGGGGCCCGGGGATCCCCGGGGGTTCACCCTCGACGCCACGGACGCGCACGAGCTGCTCGCCCGCTACGGCATCCACGTCCGCACCGCCCTCCCCGCGCCGGATCCCGACGCCGCCGTCCGGGCCGCCGAGCGGCTCGGCTATCCCGTCGCCCTCAAGACCACCGCGCCGCACCTGCGCCACCGTGCCGACCTCGGCGGTGTGCGGCTGGATCTGGCCGACGAGGTACAACTGCGACAGGCGTACCGCGAGTTGACCGATGCTCTCGGTAAACCCGCCGAGCTGCAGCCCGTCGTCCAGGCGATGGCTCCGCGCGGTGTGGACACCGTCGTGCGCGCCGCCATCGACCCCGGCGTCGGCGCCGTGCTCTCCTTCGGACTGGCCGGCGCGCCGTCCGAGCTGCTCGGTGACACCGCCCACCGGCTCGTCCCGGCCACCGACCGCGACGCCGCCGAGCTGATCCGGAGCATCCGTACCGCGCCCCTCCTGTTCGGCTGGCGCGGCTCCGCGCCGGCCGACACCGCCGCGCTGGAGGAGCTCCTGCTCCGTGTGTCGCGGCTGGTCGACGATCACCCTGAAGTGGTCGACATCAGCCTTGAACCGGTCGTCGTCGCGCAGCGCGGCCTCTCCGTGCTGGGCGCATCCGTACGCCTCGCACCCTCATCCGCCCGGACCGACCTGGGTCCCCGCAGGCTCCCCAGCGTCTGA
- a CDS encoding HPr family phosphocarrier protein, which yields MAERRVTVGWAEGLHARPASIFVRATTASGVPVTIAKADGTPVNAASMLAVLGLGAQGGEEIVLASEAEGAEAALDRLAKLVAEGLEELPETV from the coding sequence ATGGCTGAGCGCCGCGTCACTGTCGGCTGGGCCGAGGGCCTTCACGCCCGCCCCGCGTCCATCTTCGTCCGTGCCACCACGGCCTCCGGCGTCCCCGTGACGATCGCGAAGGCCGACGGCACTCCGGTCAACGCCGCGTCCATGCTCGCCGTCCTGGGTCTCGGCGCACAGGGCGGCGAAGAGATCGTGCTCGCCTCGGAGGCCGAGGGTGCCGAAGCCGCCCTGGACCGTCTGGCCAAGCTGGTGGCCGAGGGCCTCGAGGAACTCCCCGAGACCGTCTGA
- a CDS encoding GntR family transcriptional regulator, which yields MRIPAHSVCTAIRDDIVSGVFERGSRLTEEQLARRYGVSRVPVREALRTLESEGFVVSRRHAGAHVAEPTEQEAADLLEIRLLLEPLGAARAAQRRTEAHLKVLRGLVRLGQERARRGEGEDLRSLGSWFHETLAQACGSPGLTALLTQLRHKIAWMYTVEQPAKPVESWAEHGAIVDAVARGDVERARTLTALHAERAAVAHRLRRPEWVRTSQHAVNTTSVRH from the coding sequence ATGCGCATTCCCGCGCACTCGGTATGCACGGCGATCCGCGACGACATCGTCTCCGGTGTGTTCGAGCGCGGCAGCAGACTGACCGAGGAACAGCTCGCCCGCCGCTACGGGGTCTCCCGGGTCCCGGTCCGCGAGGCCCTGCGCACCCTGGAGTCCGAGGGCTTCGTCGTCAGCCGCCGGCACGCCGGCGCCCATGTCGCCGAACCCACCGAGCAGGAGGCGGCCGACCTCCTGGAGATCCGGCTGCTGCTGGAGCCCCTGGGGGCGGCACGGGCGGCGCAGCGGCGCACCGAGGCACACCTCAAGGTGCTCCGCGGCCTGGTCAGGCTGGGGCAGGAGCGGGCGCGTCGCGGTGAGGGCGAGGATCTGCGTTCGCTCGGCAGCTGGTTCCACGAGACGCTCGCCCAGGCCTGCGGCAGCCCGGGGCTGACCGCCCTGCTCACCCAGCTGCGCCACAAGATCGCGTGGATGTACACCGTGGAGCAGCCCGCCAAGCCCGTCGAATCCTGGGCCGAGCACGGCGCGATCGTGGACGCCGTGGCGCGCGGGGACGTGGAGCGGGCCAGGACTCTGACCGCCCTGCACGCGGAGCGGGCCGCGGTGGCGCACCGGCTGCGCCGTCCCGAGTGGGTGAGGACTTCGCAACATGCCGTAAACACCACGAGCGTCCGTCATTAA
- a CDS encoding M23 family metallopeptidase: protein MAFTRATGKHRGPSRLARRSAGMATVATLATTGVIGTLASPALAADAEAPSPEDTGLTQVVAVDTVADEVADQAAAQKEEAARAAAQAKAAAEAKRKAEARVKAAREAKERAAREAERRRLNSFQLPVAGSYVSTAYQAGGAQWSSGSHTGIDFHAASGTSVVAVGSGTVVEAGWGGAYGNNVVIRMNDGTYTQYGHLSSIGVSVGQRVIPGQQIGRAGSTGNSTGPHLHFEARTTADYGSDINPLAYLRARGVTV from the coding sequence ATGGCGTTCACCCGTGCCACCGGGAAACATCGTGGTCCGAGCCGGCTGGCGCGTCGCAGCGCGGGTATGGCCACCGTCGCGACCCTCGCCACCACCGGCGTCATCGGAACCCTCGCCTCTCCGGCCCTCGCTGCCGACGCCGAAGCCCCCTCGCCCGAGGACACCGGCCTGACGCAGGTCGTGGCGGTGGACACCGTCGCCGACGAGGTCGCCGACCAGGCTGCCGCGCAGAAGGAGGAGGCCGCCAGGGCCGCCGCCCAGGCCAAGGCCGCGGCCGAGGCCAAGCGCAAGGCCGAGGCCCGCGTCAAGGCCGCCCGCGAGGCCAAGGAGCGCGCCGCCCGTGAGGCCGAGCGCCGTCGCCTCAACTCCTTCCAGCTGCCCGTCGCCGGCTCCTACGTCTCCACCGCCTACCAGGCCGGCGGTGCGCAGTGGTCCTCCGGCAGCCACACCGGCATCGACTTCCATGCCGCCTCCGGCACCTCGGTCGTGGCCGTCGGCTCCGGCACGGTCGTCGAGGCGGGCTGGGGCGGTGCGTACGGCAACAACGTCGTGATCCGGATGAACGACGGCACGTACACCCAGTACGGTCACCTCTCGTCCATCGGCGTCTCGGTCGGCCAGCGGGTCATCCCCGGCCAGCAGATCGGTCGGGCGGGCTCCACCGGCAACTCCACAGGCCCGCACCTCCACTTCGAGGCCCGGACCACCGCGGACTACGGCTCCGACATCAACCCGCTCGCGTACCTGCGCGCCCGCGGCGTCACGGTCTGA
- a CDS encoding M16 family metallopeptidase: MDFHPQPTPGTARPWAFPAPERGTLGNGLTVLRCHRPGQQVVAVEIFLDAPLDAEPDGLDGVATIMARALSEGTDKRSAEEFAAELERCGATLDSHADHPGVRVSLEVPASRLPKALGLLAEALRTPAFADSEVDRLVRNRLDEIPHETANPARRAAKQLSKELFPASSRMSRPRQGTEETVARIDSAAVRAFYAAHVRPATATAVIVGDLTGVDLDAVLADTLGAWTGDRTESRPVPPITADDTGRVVIVDRSGAVQTQLLIGRIGPDRHDRVWPAQVLGAYCLGGTLTSRLDRVLREEKGYTYGVRAFGQVLRSAPDGTGASMLAISGSVDTPNTGPALDDLWRVLRTLAAEGLTDAERDVAVQNLVGVAPLKYETAASVAGTLADQVEQHLPDDYQAELYRRLAETGTVEATAAAVNAFPVDRLVTVLVGDASQIEEPVRALGIGEVTVVSG; encoded by the coding sequence ATGGACTTCCACCCGCAGCCCACCCCCGGCACCGCCCGGCCCTGGGCCTTCCCCGCGCCCGAGCGCGGCACGCTGGGGAACGGTCTGACCGTGCTGCGCTGCCACCGCCCCGGCCAGCAGGTGGTGGCCGTCGAGATCTTCCTCGACGCCCCGCTGGACGCCGAGCCGGACGGTCTGGACGGCGTCGCCACGATCATGGCGCGTGCCCTGTCGGAGGGCACCGACAAGCGGAGCGCCGAGGAGTTCGCGGCCGAGCTCGAGCGCTGCGGCGCCACGCTCGACTCGCACGCCGACCACCCCGGCGTCCGGGTCTCCCTGGAGGTCCCGGCCTCCCGGCTGCCCAAGGCGCTCGGCCTGCTGGCCGAGGCACTGCGGACGCCCGCGTTCGCCGACAGCGAGGTCGATCGCCTGGTGCGCAACCGGCTGGACGAGATCCCGCACGAGACGGCGAACCCGGCCCGGCGCGCCGCCAAGCAGCTCTCCAAGGAGCTCTTCCCTGCGAGCTCGCGCATGTCGCGGCCGCGTCAGGGCACGGAGGAGACCGTGGCGCGGATCGACTCCGCGGCGGTGCGGGCCTTCTACGCCGCCCATGTGCGGCCCGCCACCGCCACTGCCGTGATCGTCGGTGACCTCACGGGAGTCGATCTGGACGCCGTGCTCGCCGACACCCTCGGCGCCTGGACCGGTGACAGGACCGAGTCACGTCCGGTACCGCCGATCACCGCGGACGACACCGGCCGGGTGGTCATCGTGGACCGTTCCGGGGCGGTGCAGACCCAGCTGCTCATCGGCCGCATCGGCCCGGACCGCCACGACCGCGTCTGGCCGGCCCAGGTGCTGGGCGCGTACTGCCTGGGCGGCACCCTCACCTCCCGCCTCGACCGCGTGCTGCGCGAGGAGAAGGGCTACACCTACGGCGTACGGGCCTTCGGCCAGGTGCTCCGGTCCGCGCCCGACGGCACCGGTGCGTCGATGCTCGCCATCAGCGGCTCGGTCGACACGCCCAACACCGGCCCGGCGCTGGACGACCTGTGGAGGGTGCTGCGCACACTGGCGGCCGAGGGCCTGACCGATGCCGAGCGCGACGTCGCCGTGCAGAACCTGGTGGGCGTCGCCCCGCTGAAGTACGAGACGGCGGCGTCCGTGGCGGGCACGCTCGCCGACCAGGTCGAGCAGCACCTCCCGGACGACTACCAGGCGGAGCTGTACAGGCGGCTGGCCGAGACGGGTACGGTCGAGGCGACCGCGGCGGCCGTCAACGCCTTCCCGGTGGACCGGCTGGTCACGGTGCTTGTCGGTGACGCGTCGCAGATCGAGGAGCCGGTGAGGGCGCTCGGTATCGGTGAAGTGACCGTCGTCAGCGGCTGA
- a CDS encoding M16 family metallopeptidase, which translates to MGHTATAQADSGGLTATEHRLANGLRVVLSEDHLTPVAAVCLWYDVGSRHEVEGRTGLAHLFEHLMFQGSGQVKGNGHFELVQGAGGSLNGTTSFERTNYFETMPTHQLELALWLEADRMGSLLAALDDESMENQRDVVKNERRQRYDNVPYGTAFERLTALAYPEGHPYHHTPIGSMADLDAATLEDARAFFRTYYAPNNAVLSVVGDIDPEETLAWIEKYFGSIPGHDGKQPPRDGSLPENIGEQLREEIVEEVPARALMAAYRLPHDGTRECDAADLALTVLGGGESSRLHNRLVRRDQTAVAAGFGLLRLAGAPSLGWLDVKTSGGVEVPQIEAAVDEELARFAAEGPTPEEMERAQAQLEREWLDRLGTVAGRADELCRYAVLFGDPQLALTAVRRVLEVTAEEVQAVAKARLHPSNRAVLVYEPAAEDKGEEGDEAGSADTSADNDEQEGADQ; encoded by the coding sequence ATGGGTCACACGGCCACAGCGCAGGCCGACTCCGGCGGCCTGACAGCGACAGAGCACCGCCTGGCCAACGGCCTGCGCGTGGTGCTCTCCGAGGACCACCTGACCCCGGTCGCCGCGGTCTGCCTCTGGTACGACGTCGGCTCACGCCACGAGGTCGAGGGCCGCACGGGCCTCGCCCACCTCTTCGAGCACCTGATGTTCCAGGGCTCGGGCCAGGTGAAGGGGAACGGCCACTTCGAGCTCGTCCAGGGCGCCGGCGGCTCGCTGAACGGCACGACGAGCTTCGAGCGCACCAACTACTTCGAGACCATGCCGACCCACCAGCTGGAGCTGGCGCTCTGGCTCGAGGCCGACCGCATGGGGTCGCTGCTGGCCGCCCTCGACGACGAGTCGATGGAGAACCAGCGCGACGTCGTCAAGAACGAGCGCCGCCAGCGGTACGACAACGTGCCGTACGGCACGGCCTTCGAGCGGCTCACCGCCCTCGCCTACCCGGAGGGCCACCCCTACCACCACACCCCGATCGGCTCGATGGCCGACCTGGACGCGGCGACCCTCGAGGATGCCCGCGCCTTCTTCCGCACCTACTACGCGCCGAACAACGCGGTGTTGTCGGTCGTCGGCGACATCGATCCGGAGGAGACGCTCGCCTGGATCGAGAAGTACTTCGGCTCCATCCCCGGCCACGACGGCAAGCAGCCCCCGCGCGACGGCTCCCTGCCCGAGAACATCGGCGAGCAGCTGCGCGAGGAGATCGTCGAGGAGGTCCCGGCCCGCGCGCTGATGGCCGCCTATCGCCTGCCGCACGACGGCACACGCGAGTGCGACGCCGCCGACCTGGCGCTCACCGTCCTCGGCGGCGGCGAGTCCTCCCGGCTGCACAACCGCCTGGTGCGCCGTGACCAGACGGCTGTCGCGGCAGGCTTCGGCCTGCTGCGCCTCGCGGGCGCGCCGTCGCTGGGCTGGCTGGACGTCAAGACGTCCGGCGGCGTCGAGGTCCCGCAGATCGAGGCCGCGGTCGACGAGGAGCTGGCACGGTTCGCCGCCGAGGGCCCCACGCCCGAGGAGATGGAGCGAGCCCAGGCGCAGCTGGAGCGTGAGTGGCTGGACCGGCTCGGCACCGTCGCCGGCCGGGCCGACGAACTGTGCCGGTACGCCGTGCTGTTCGGCGACCCGCAGCTCGCGCTGACCGCCGTGCGGCGGGTGCTCGAGGTCACCGCCGAGGAGGTGCAGGCGGTCGCCAAGGCCCGGCTGCACCCCAGCAACAGGGCGGTCCTCGTGTACGAGCCCGCAGCCGAGGACAAGGGCGAGGAAGGCGACGAGGCCGGCTCGGCGGACACCTCCGCCGACAACGACGAGCAGGAGGGCGCGGACCAGTGA